The sequence AAAGGATTGTTCAAGCTTTGCGGAGCTTTGGGGATTCCGGCGATCGCTTGAGGCTGATCCGTCGATTCTGGATTAGAGGCAGTAGACGGGTTGCGAGTTAGTTGCTCAAATAAACCCTGTGGCTCGTTTGGATCTGGAGTTTTTCCTTTTCCCGCCTTAGCAGCGCCACGATTAAATTCTTGCATTAGGGCGGGCAAGTTATCTATATCAGCACCAATCGCACTGCTTTCTTGAGAAAGGTTTGGGTCATCCGAGGGATTAGCTGCGGAATCGACTTGCTCATTCTCCGTTTCTTCATCGACAGCGCTGTTCAGCCACTCTGGATTTACCCAGTACTCCCATACCCCTAGTACTAGCATCACCATTGCGATCGCCGATCCCCAAAACGCAGGGCGCGTGAATGTCCGTAACCGTGCTTTGAAATAGCGGATGGAGGCAGGGACTTTTTTGGAAGATGACATAGCTATAGTGCAGATCGACTTGCACAAGGGGTTGTAAGTCGATTTTATACGCTATTGCCTTGAACTGGAACTGTCTTAATATACAATTTGTTAAAAAATTCCCTTCATTCGTGTAAATTTTCACCTAAGCTTTTAGTTTACTAAACTTTAAAATTAGGAAAGGAGAACAGATATGCCTCTACCAAGAACCGGCGGATTTATAGATATGCTTACGCCATGTGCAACTTTTTCTCTCCCCAATTAATTAGGAAGAGAAAAACAGTAACTTGCACCGTGCGTTCTGCTTCACTATTGATCAATATCTTGATAAAGAGCTGCTCCTAAATGATTGACGATTGATCACCCTGAACGTTTAACGGGCAGCTCGAAGCAGGAACCACGCCCCCGCTCCCAATCCAAACAGATTTGGCAACCAAGCAGCAATCACCGGAGAGAGGAAGTTACTCAATCCCAGAGCATCACCGACGGACATTAACAAATAGTAAGCAAAAATTACTATCACGCTAATCCCAAAACCTGTCGCTTTACTGGTGCGAGTCGGTCTATTGGCTAGAGCGGCACCCACGATACCAAACACCACACAAGCAAACGGTAAAGCTATTTTTTGGTGAATGCGGATTAGAAGCTTGCGAATTTTTTGCTGATTGCCACTGAGACGTTCTAATTTTAGACGTTCTCTGGCTTGTGCAAGATTCATCTCGCCGTAGTCGCGCCCAGAATTTGCCAAATCTAGGGCGGTACGAGGCAGCTGCAATTGTTGGTGTTCAAACTTTAAAATATTGCGGTAGGAAGCATCGGGAGAGATTAAATAAATCGTGCCTTTGAAAAAATCCCAGGTATTTTGTCCTGGGTTCCAAGCAGCAGATTGTGACGTGACAATTTGATTAAGCCCCTCCTGAGACCAATCTAAAATTGTCAATCCCTCCATCTTTTGCCCGTCAAATTTTTCTGCATAGAACAGGCGTTTTAGCACTTGCTCTCTTTGACCATTGGGTAGCTTGACTTTCGTATATTCTGGATAAAAAATATTGCGTTCTTGGAAAGATGGCTTTTCTTTATTTAGAGCTTTATCTAAACTAACTTTGGCTTGATAGTTCGCAGCGGGTACTACATACTCATTAAACGTAAATGCGATGCCGGTCACAACAAAACTCAGGACGATCGCTGGTAGCACCAGGCGATAAATACTCACTCCGCAGCTACGCAGGGCAACCAACTCGCTGTCAGCGGAGAGACGACTATAGGTTAATAAGGCAGCCAGTAGCACTGAGGCGGGAAAGGCATACGCCATAAACTGTGGCAGACTTAACAGCAGGACTTTCAAAACGAGCGATGCGGGTAGACCTACATCCACAGTCCTTCGCATCAGGTCAAATAAACTGCCAATCGTTACCCCGATGGAAGAAAAGAATCCCATGCCAAATAGGAAAGGCGCGACTAGCTCGGTGCCAATATAGCGATCCATTACCGAGACTGTCGAAATCAGAGGGTAGAGCGGATTGAAAGATTTGGTCATTGGTCAAGGAGCGATGGGTAATGGCTAATGGGTAATTTGTAATGGGTAATTGGGGAAGAGTTTTAAGTTTTAGAAATGCAGAGATCGCGTCTGAATTTTGAATTTAAGATTTTCTTGTGATTCAAAATTCCATGTTTCTCACTCATTACTCTGGGATTACCAATTCCCAATTCCCAATTACCTAAGACTATCTCTGGAAGTCATCTCCTAAGTAGTACTGTCGCACTAAGGGGTTATTGTAGAGTTCTTCAGCGTTGCCAGATGCGAGGATTTGTCCGTCGCGCATGATGTAGGCTCGATCGGTGATGGCGAGGGTTTCGCGGACGTTGTGATCGGTGATCAAGATACCCATGTAGCGATCGCGCAGTCCGGCAATAATTTTTTGAATCTCCGATACGGCAATCGGATCGACACCGGCAAACGGCTCATCCAATAGCAAAAATTTTGGTCCTTCTCGCCCAGATGCTAAGGATCTCGCCAACTCGGTGCGCCGACGTTCTCCCCCAGACACGCGAATCCCTAGTGTATTTGCTACTTTTTCTAGCCGAAACTCTTGCAGCAAGCCATCTAGACGGTTTTGCCACTCGCGACGAGGCACGCCTGTTTGTTCCAGCACTAGGAGAAGATTGTCTTGGACGGTGAGGTTGCGAAAAATACTGGCTTCCTGAGCAAGATAGCCAATGCCTAAATGCGCTCGTTTGTGGATGGGTAAGGTGGTGATGTCCTGGTCATTCAGCCAAACCGTGCCCTGATCGGGTTTTTCCAAGCCAGTTGCAATGTAAAAGGTCGTCGTTTTACCGGCACCGTTGGGACCGAGTAGCCCCACGACTTCTCCTTGCGCTACTGAAAGGTTGACGCGATTGACGATCGCACGTTTGCCGTAAGACTTGTGAATATTCTCCAGTACGATTTTCATCATCGAAATAGCTAATTGTTCGTTGCTAATGGCTAACTGCTAATTATTAAAAGCCATTAGCGATTAGCCATTCGCGATTCGCGATTAGCCATGTGACAAATGGCTAGCGACTATTCGGCGTTTTGAAGGCTGGCTTAGGATTGACGGCGGGAGCCGGTGGCGCTACGGATGTAGTTGGAGAATTTGGATCGGCGACCAGATAAACTGATTCTACCTGCCGATTGGACTGAGGCAGGGCAACAAAGCGTCCTTCATCGATCAGATAGGTGATTGTCTCGCCTCGGAGACTATTGCCTTGTTGCAGGACGTAGACGTTACCACTCAGAACGATCCGACGCTCTTTGCTGAAATACTGCGCTTGGGCAGCAGTTGCCTGAATCTGCCGCGAGGGGTAATACATTTGCACGTTGCCACGAGCCGTTACCACGCCTGTTTTCGAGTTAGCTTCTTGCACATCAGAACGGACGGTGAGGGCGCGTCCATCATCGGCGGTTTGGGCTTGGGCGGTTTGGATTTGGGTGGGGATAGCGATCGCTCCTGCTAAAACAGCTGGAAGCATCAGCACTAATCCCAGACGACGCATTAGACTTTGATTAAATTGAAATGAGGACATCATGGGTCTTGCGGAGACATCAAAGACGGTGATCGGCTCTTGTGCCTAGTTTACTCTTTCTAAAGGATCGATCCAGAACAAATCCAGCGAGAACTAGGCACAACAATCCCGACGTTTCTGAGTCTTGAGAAGTTTCTAACCCTCTATTCGCAGTATTTTTGGCAACTGTGAGGCATTCTCGTCTTGTTGCATCTGCTCTACAAAATCAACCACGTTTTCTGCTCCAGCTTGTTGCAGTGCCGTCAACAGTTCGGCACTCTGTTCCCGCAGTTCGGTGACATCAATTCCACTGTAAGCCGGTTCGTATGCCTCTAAGCGGCGCATTCCCTCTCCCAGTAAAATAACTGCACCGCGCCAGTTAAGGTTGCCTAGGTGATAACATCCAACGGCAATTTGCAGCACTCCCTGATAAAATCTTTTTTCCGGCTCGCTGGCTTCCATCCACAGAGCCTCTAAGGTGTCGTGGCAGGCGTAAAATTCGCGCTGATTAAACTCTTCGATCCCTTGCCAAAATTCAGATGGGATTTCTTCAGTCATTAGTCGAGAACTCTATCAATCATTTCATCACTCTGTCGTTTTCGGTTCCCACCGTCAAGCATTTTTCCTGGTGGTTAGGTTTGTCTCCAGGCGTCATAATCTCTAACCGCTCCAGAAACCGCTCCAGACCAAGATGCTTATGAACAGCCGCTTCGCGAGTGGTTGGTGGAAAACATCCAGAATCAGCGATCGCTTTAAGTTTTTAACAAGTAGTAAAAACTGCTGAAAAACGAGTTTATTAAAGTTTAAATAAAGCTAAAGTAAGCGGAAATTTAAGAGAATCTTTTTTGCAAGTGGGAGACTTTATCTCAAAAACATCCAGGAACGGGTGACTAGCACAGACATTACCTAGACATTGCATAGACATTATAGGTTTGAGGCTCCAGCTAATCGGTAATCCATGATTGGTAATCGGGCTAAAGAACATTCCTACCTAATTAGCAACTTTTGAATTAGCGACTAGCTGAACAAATCTCGTTACATACTATCGCGTACAGCTTTAATTTCTTCCAGGGAGATTTCCTGCATCTCACCCCGAAACTCGTTATCTTCTGTCAGAAATAACATGCAGTGGCACTCTTTTCGCTCTCGCATCGGTACGCAAGGACAATTCCAGAAAGTTGCATGTACCTCTGCTTCTTTATCTTCGTAGTGGCGACAGGGGCACAAAGGGGCACCTAGATCATCTTTATGCTTGGCGAGTCCTTCAATCACTACGGCTGTTACTGAAGGATCGACGCAGAAGTAGGTGCCAGTACGCTTGGCGTAAGTTTCGGAGAAATGGCGCATCGCCTCTAGACTTTTTTCGCTAGATTTTGTTTCAGTTTCTGATGGGTTCATAAAATGAGATGACGCGAGATCGACAGGTGTTTATGCATTGTATCTTAAGCCTTTTCCCCAAGGAGGTTGGCTGGGATCGATGCAATCGGGCAAGCTTACTTCAGAGGGGATTGTAGCTGAAGGTGTAGCGGCTGCTCGGTATTGATGACAATGCCAGAGGAATTGCGATTGACGGGCATTGCAGGCTCAGTTGAAGGCTCCGGCATCCAGATCATCCAGCGGCTACCGGGGGGTAAAGCGCTTAGGGTAAGATGATTCGGAGTCAGCCAGATTAAGGGAAGCGTGGGTGGATCTCCAGCACGGGCATCTTCTCCAGCGTAGGTTGCGGCTAAAGTTTCTAAAACCACGCGATGACCTTGCACCAAACCTGTGGACGCTGTCCAAAGTTTTACACTTAACTGACGCCCACTGGCATAGAAGTACAGGGATGCCGCAGCAATGACTGCTTGTTCAAAATGCTCTGGGTTCCAACTGGTGGAGCTATCGAGGCAGATAATGACTTCTTGTCCACCCGTAAAGACTTCTAGTTCGCGCACCTGGAATTCACCGTAACGGGCGCTGGTTCGCCAGTGGATTAACCGAGTGGGATCTCCAACTCGATAGGGGCGAAGCGATCGCGTGACTCCTTCTGTGGCAGCTTGGGAACGGCGATCTAAACTCAGAAATAGGGGACTTTTCTCTTGCCCAATTTCATCCACCATTGGGCAGTTGGTCAGGGGTAAAACGGTGGGATAAACAAATGCCGTAGCCGCAACTTCACGCTGGCGACGACACCAGAATAATCCTACAGGGGCAGCAGTTCTCAGTTGTACTGTGTTCCACCGATAAACCCCGCGTTTTTGTGTGGGTAGGTAGTAAATCCAGTGGTGAACGCTATGAGGAGAAATCGTTTCAATTGCCGTCTGTACAGGCTGTCCCAGTACGAAGGGGAGAACGTCCCGGACTAAGAGTAAGGTTTTGGGATGGTTAACCGGATTTTCAATTTCTAATTCAATGGTTAGATCGTCGCCGACGCTGACGGGCTGGATAGGGCGTCGGGTGACTTGAAGATGACGAAGCGATCGCACGGAGAGAAAGGCGGCGATTCCCAGTAGTGCCAAGCTGAGACCACTAATCACATACAGCCACCCCGCCATTGTGTTCGTGGCGGCTCCAAAAAAACAGATGGAGATGATTCCTAGTATCCACCCGGCGTAGGCTGGTGTCACCCAGCGAGTTTCCAGCCAGTCTGCTATTCGATAACCGATATTCATAAACAGCGCTGCCCAGTCTAGACTCTAGCTATCCCAGCACCTTAACAAAATTGTGATTACAAATAAATAAGAGATTTTACACCTGTCTGGGAATTTTTTAGAATTAAGGACATTCACGGTTGACTTAAAGAAAATTTTTAAAGGCAAGATCAATTAAACTGTGGTTTTACCGATGCTGCCAGACCCAGTGAGTACCCAGGGGAAACAAAAAAATGACCAAAGCCAATGATGCTGAAGCGACTCGCGCACACGCTCCTTCACGCATGCCACCACCACTACCGCCACCACCGATTCCTCCGCAGATGCAGCCTGGGAGACCCCCAGAGGTTAGCAGCGCAACTTCCATTAAACAGATGGTAAAAGATGCCTATGCTCAAAAGGCCTCTGACATCCATATTCGAGTCGGGCAAGTTCCTAGATATCGGATTCGAGGCCAGATGGTAGAGGCTGAGGGTCAGCTCAAAGTGACACCAGAAATGTTTGAGCAAAACCTTGCCGAGATCCTGACTCCTGCTCAGCGAAAACAGTTTGCAGAAACCAAGGAACTGGATACGGCAATTTTCTATCCAGGTTTCGTGCGTTGTCGGGTGAATTGTTTTGAATCCCTGATGGGCGGAGCGATGGTTCTACGGTTGATCAGCCTGGAGATCCCTTCTATTGATAGTTTAGGCTTACCGCAAATCCTCAAGGATATTGTGAGCAAACCGCAAGGATTGATTCTGGTGACAGGTCCCACGGGATCTGGTAAATCGACTTCCTTAGCGGCGATGATTCGTCATCTGAATGAGACGACGAATAAGCATATTGTCACAATTGAAGACCCGATTGAATTTGTCCACCCTTCCCAAAAGTGCTTGGTTAGTCAACGGGAAGTGGGTTTACATACCAATGAGTTTCACGGGGCACTGCGGTCAGTTCTGCGGGAAGATCCAGACGTGATTCTGATTGGGGAAATGCGCGATCGCATTACCGTTAATACCGCTCTGCAAGCTGCCCAAACAGGTCACTTAGTCTTAGGTACTCTGCACACTCGCAATGCTATCAACGCGGTTAACCGTTTGTTGAACTTGTACAACGCCGATGAACAGCCAGCGATGCGAATTCAGATTACCGATTCTTTGGTGGCTGTGATTGCACAACTGCTGCTGCCAACCACGGATAGTCGTCGCACAGCAGTCCACGACATCTTGATCAATACCCCGGCGATGCAGGATTACTTGCTCAAGGGTGAAGATGAGGAAGCTTATCGGTTGATGCAAGATGACTCGTTTGACGGAATGCAGGTGATGAATCAGGCGCTTTACGACCAAATGCTAGAGGGTCGGATTACCCTAGAAGCGGCATTAAGTGCTTCCCCAGATCCCAACGATCTAGATCGCCGTATCCGCACTGGCGGAATTGACGCTTCTAACGCAGCTCGTACTTGGATGTAAGCTGAGTTTTACACAAAAGCTAGGGCGATCGCTCTAAGAAAAAAGCCCGCCGTTGCGGGCTTTTTTCTTGTAGCCCCAGGCTGAAGCTTGGGGCTACTGTTGTCGAATAATTTACCGCTTCGCCAACTTCTTTGTCATCTTCCGCAGACGAATTGATTTAGGAGTGACTTCCACCAATTCATCTGAACCAATGTATTCCAAAGCACGCTCCAAACTCATATCGATTGGCGCTTGCAACTGCACTAATTCATCACCGCCAGAAGCACGGTGGTTCGTCAGCTGCTTCGCCTTGCAGACATTAAGTTCCAAATCTTGAGAACGGTTGTGTTCCCCGACAATCATGCCTTTGTAAACTTTGGTGCCCGGAGTGATAAAGAATGCACCCCGATCCTCGGCATTCTTCATCGCGTAGAAGGTAGCAACCCCTTCCTCAAACGAAATTAAAACACCGTTGCGGCGAGTTTCCATATCGCTGCTGATGGGGCGATAGTCTAGGAAGCTGTGGTTCATAATCCCTTCGCCACGGGTGAGGCGCATGAATTCACCCCGGAAGCCGATTAAACCACGGGCGGGAATTACAAATTCTAGCTGAGTGCGACCAGTGGCACTCATCTGCATATCTTGCATTTCGCCCTTGCGCTGCCCCAAACGCTCGATACAGCCACCGCTGGCTTCTTGCGGGACATCCAGCACCAAGCATTCGTAAGGTTCGCACGGTTGACCGCTGACTTCGCGGAAAATCACTTGCGGCTGGGAAACTTGAAATTCATAGCCTTCCCGGCGCATGGTTTCAATCAAGATGCCGAGGTGAAGTTCGCCTCGACCGGAAACCAGTAATTTATCGGGAGAGTCGGTATCTTCGACACGCAGGGCGACGTTCGTTTCAAGTTCGCGCAACAGGCGATCGCGTACTTGCCGTGATGTCACCATCGTCCCTTCCTGTCCAGCAAAGGGCGAATCGTTCACCGAGAAGGTCATTTGCAAGGTAGGTTCATCCACCTTAATCAGCGGCAAAGCTTGCGGTTCGTTCGGACAAGTAATTGTTTCGCCAATATTCGCATCGGCAAAACCAGCCACCGCCACAATATTTCCCGCAGAGGCTTCTGCCAAATCAATCCGCTTTAAGCCTTCAAAACCCATCAACTTGGAGATTTTGCCTTTCACAATGGCGCTGGTTTCCGTCACCAAAGCCACTTGTTGCCCCATCCGGATTGTGCCGTTATGGATTTTGCCAATCACAATCCGACCCAGATATTCAGAATAATCCAGGGTTGTCACTTGCAGTTGTAAAGGCTTATTCGGATCGCCTACAGGTGGCGCGACATGGTGCAGAATTGCCTCAAACATGGGCTGCATATCCATGTTGTCGGATTCCAGGTCATTTTTGGCATAACCGTTGATACCAGAGGCAAACAGATAAGGGAAATCGCACTGATCGTCATCTGCGCCTAGTTCCAAAAACAGATCCAAGACTTTATCAATTGCGCCGTGGGGATCAGCTTGAGGACGGTCGATTTTATTCACAACAACGATTGGGCGCAATCCCTTCTCCAGGGCTTTTTTCAGCACAAATCGCGTTTGGGGCATGGGGCCTTCATTGGCATCTACAATCAAGATACAGCCATCCACCATGCCTAACACCCGCTCGACTTCACCACCAAAATCGGCGTGTCCGGGGGTATCAATAATATTGATCAGGGTTTCTTTATATCTGACGGCGGTATTTTTCGCCAAAATTGTGATGCCTCGTTCCCGCTCTAGGGCATTGGAATCCATGACGCAATCAGGAACGTCTTCGCCTTCGCGGAAGATGCCAGATTGCCGGAGGAGGGCATCAACGAGGGTTGTTTTGCCGTGATCGACGTGGGCAATGATTGCGACGTTACGAATAGGGAGCGTCATAGAAGCGTGCCAGAGAGGGTGTTGAGATTGAAATAGATGTCTCTTGGCTTCATTAACAGAATTTGGGATTTAACATGAATGCTGTAAAGAAGCCTTAACAATTCTAGCCTAATCGCCCGAAACATGGCGCTAGTTTCATGCATCCAACCCTACCCTTCGGACGATGGGAGGGGCAAAGCCTTACATTCTTTTCAGCTTTCTTTTTAGCCTTTCGTAAGGCACAGACATAACAGACGCTAAGCGGCGCAATGATTGCGGTAGCCGTGTGAAACGAATCACTGTCCAGAAACGCGATCGCCCTTAGCCTAACTAAAGATAAGAATTGGCGAGGCAAAGATTATCACCAACAACAACATGAGGGAGACTTCATGCCAAATTTTTTAAGAACCCTTTTAACTTCAGGAGGGTTTATTCCCCACGGACACTGCTATCTTTGGAAGCCAGATTTAGTTTGGCTTCATGTTGCTTCAGATGCTTTGATTGCGCTGGCATATTATTCAATTCCATTCATGCTGGTCTATTTCGTCTACAAAAGACGAGATGTGCCTTTTAACTGGATTTTTCTGATGTTTGGCAGCTTTATCATCGCCTGTGGCACCACTCATCTAATGGAAATCTGGACGCTGTGGCATCCTACTTACTGGCTAGCCGGATGGATCAAAGCTTTTACTGCAATTGTCTCCCTCGGTACGGCGGTGCTGCTGTCAGAATTGATCCCTAAAGCGCTGGTTCTCCCTAGTCCAGAAGAATTAGAAGCGGTAAACCTGGCGCTGAGAAACGAAATACTAGAGCGTCAGCAAGTGGAGGAAGCGCTACGCGAAAGTGAAAGACGGTTCCGCGCCATTTTTAACCAAACATTTCAATTCATTGGATTACTGAAACCGGATGGCACTGTCTTAGAGATTAATCAGACAGCGCTAGAGTTCGTTGGAATTCAGGCGGCGGATATAGTTGGTCGTCCATTTTGGGATGAAGTTTGGAACCTACCGACCGAATTCCTGAATCAGTGGAAAGCAGCGATTACCGAAGCAGCAAACGGTAACTTTGTTCGTTTTGAAGGGAATCTGCCCACTCCTCAAGGCACAATGTTTGTTGATGCCTCGCTCAAACCTGTGAAAGACGAGACAGGACAAGTCGTGCTATTGATTCCCGAAGGTCGGGAAATTACCGAGCGCAAAACTGCTGAAGAAGCATTGCAGCGAGCTTATGATGAACTAGAAATTCGGGTTCGGGAAAGAACGGCAGAATTAACTACTATCAACGCATCGTTAGAAGCTGAAATTGCTGAGCGAAAACAAGCGCAAGCAGCGCTACACCAGCGAGAACAAGAACTCAAAGCGCTAGTTGAAAATACTCCAGATATCATTGCCCGATTTGATCGAGATTTACGTCATACCTATGTCAATTCAGCAATAGAAGTGGCAACAGGAGCACCGCCTGAGGTATTTATCGGCAAAACGAATCGAGAATTAGGGATGTCTGAGGATCTCGTTTGCCATTGGGAAAGCGTTATTCGCCAAGTTATTGAAACGGGTCAACAGAGTGTTGTTGAATTTCAGTTTTCGACACCGAATGGGCTGAAATATTATCAATCTCGCCTCGTAGCGGAACTTACGAAAGACGGTTTAATCAATTCTGTTCTCAGTATCTCGCGAGACATCACTGGACTGAAGCAGGTGGAGGAAGCGTTGCGAAATAGCGAACAACGATTCCGTGCCACTTTCAATCAAGCTGCTGTCGGTATTGCACAGGTAGAGATGAATGGACGATGGCGACTGGTGAACCAAAAGCTTTGCGACATTACTGGTTACACCCGCGAGGAACTTTTAGAGCGAACTTTTCAAGAGATTACTCACCCTGATGACCTCAATACTGACCTTGAATACGTCGGTCGAATGTTGGCTGGCGAGATTTCAACCTACTCAATGGAAAAGCGCTACATCTGCAAAGACACCTCCCAAATCTGGATTAATCTGACCGGATCGGTTGTTCGTGATGATGCAGGTGAACCTAGGTACTTTATTGCCATTGTGGAAGACATTAGCGATCGCAAACGATTCCGGCAGGAAATTCTACAACTCAATCAAGACTTGGAACGCCGGGTGGTCGAACGGACTGCACAACTCGAAGTCGCCAATCGGGAACTAGAAGCTTTTTCTTATTCTGTGTCCCACGATTTACGTGCGCCGCTGCGGAGTGTTGATGGCTTTAGTCAGGCGCTTTTGGAGCGCTATGCTGACACGCTGGATGAGAAAGGCAAACACTATCTGAATCGGATTCGTGCAGGCAGCCAGCGCATGGGAGAACTCATTGATGACCTGCTAGAGCTTTCGCGGGTGACACGTACCGAGATGCGGAGGACGGAAGTTGACTTAAGCGCGATCGCTTCTCAGATTGCCATTGAGCTAAGACAGACGCAACCGGAACGGCAGGTTGAATTTGCGATCGCTCCCGGCATCGTTGCACAGGGCGATGCGCGGCTTTTACGAATTATTCTAGAAAACCTCCTTCATAACGCCTGGAAATTTACGTCAAATCGCTTATATGCTTGTATTGAATTTGGCATCATACTACAGACAGACTCTCAAACTGCCTATTTTGTGAGTGACAATGGTGCTGGCTTTGACATGGCTTACGCCAACAAATTATTTGGAGCCTTTCAGCGCCTACACTCAATGACTGAGTTCCCTGGAACTGGCATCGGGCTGGCAACTGTTCAGCGGATCGTTCACCGCCACGGTGGTCGAGTATGGGCTGAAGGCGCAGTAGAACAAGGCGCAACTTTCTATTTCACGCTCTAGGGTGGGCAGAATTTAAACTTACTTCTAAACGGAAAATAAATTGAATAACCGACACATCCTATTGGTAGAAGATAATCCTGATGATGAAGAGCTTACTTTACTGGCTTTAGATGAAAGCGGTATTTCCTACAATATTGTGGTAGCCCGCGATGGAGTAGAGGCACTGGATTATCTGTTTGGTACGGGTAAGTACGCTGACAGGGACATCTACAACCTACCAGCAGTCGTTCTACTGGATATAAAGATGCCCAAAATCGATGGTTTAGAAGTGTTGCAACGACTGCGTGCCAACGAACTGACAAAACTCTTGCCAGTCGTCATTCTCACGACATCAACAGAGAAGCAAGACCTCCTCAAGGGTTACAGCTTTGGTTGTAACAGTTACATCCGCAAACCTGTAGATTATGTACAATTTATGACAGCAGTAAGGCAGTTGGGAATGTATTGGCTGCTTTTAAATGAAGCCCCACCGCTGCTAGGAATAGGATGAATCAACCGCTGCGAGTTCTCATCGTTGAAGATTTAGAAGATGATGCTGAATTACTGCTCAACGCCCTAGAGTGCGGTGGTTATGAGCCAGTTTACGAGCGGGTAGATACAGCCGTTGCCATGAATGCAGCGCTGGATAAACAACATTGGGATATTGTCATAGCAGACTACTCAATGCCCAATTTTAGCGCTCCCGCTGCTTTAACTTTGTTGAAGGATAAAGGGCTAGATTTGCCCTTCATTATTGTTTCCGGCAACATTGGCGAGGATGTTGCAGTCGCGATGATGAAAGCTGGAGCGTCTGACTACCTGATGAAAGGCAAGCTGGCGCGATTAATTCCCGCAGTTGAACGCGAGTTGCGCGAAGCAGTTGAGCGGCGCAAACGACGCGAGGCAGAACAAGCTTTACGTGAGAATGAGGAAAACTTTCGCTTACTCATCGAAAATGCATTAGACATCATCGCCGTTCTAGATACTGACGGCACTGTCTATTACAATAGCCCATCCGTTGAGAAGGTTTTAGGTTACAAGTCGGAAGAGTTAATTAGCAAAAATTTCTATAATTTTATTCATCCTGAAGATGTAGCAGAGGTTATTAATACTCTCAATCAAGCAGTTAAGAAACCAGATATTACCCTATCTATAGA comes from Coleofasciculus sp. FACHB-1120 and encodes:
- the typA gene encoding translational GTPase TypA, whose protein sequence is MTLPIRNVAIIAHVDHGKTTLVDALLRQSGIFREGEDVPDCVMDSNALERERGITILAKNTAVRYKETLINIIDTPGHADFGGEVERVLGMVDGCILIVDANEGPMPQTRFVLKKALEKGLRPIVVVNKIDRPQADPHGAIDKVLDLFLELGADDDQCDFPYLFASGINGYAKNDLESDNMDMQPMFEAILHHVAPPVGDPNKPLQLQVTTLDYSEYLGRIVIGKIHNGTIRMGQQVALVTETSAIVKGKISKLMGFEGLKRIDLAEASAGNIVAVAGFADANIGETITCPNEPQALPLIKVDEPTLQMTFSVNDSPFAGQEGTMVTSRQVRDRLLRELETNVALRVEDTDSPDKLLVSGRGELHLGILIETMRREGYEFQVSQPQVIFREVSGQPCEPYECLVLDVPQEASGGCIERLGQRKGEMQDMQMSATGRTQLEFVIPARGLIGFRGEFMRLTRGEGIMNHSFLDYRPISSDMETRRNGVLISFEEGVATFYAMKNAEDRGAFFITPGTKVYKGMIVGEHNRSQDLELNVCKAKQLTNHRASGGDELVQLQAPIDMSLERALEYIGSDELVEVTPKSIRLRKMTKKLAKR
- a CDS encoding PAS domain S-box protein, producing MPNFLRTLLTSGGFIPHGHCYLWKPDLVWLHVASDALIALAYYSIPFMLVYFVYKRRDVPFNWIFLMFGSFIIACGTTHLMEIWTLWHPTYWLAGWIKAFTAIVSLGTAVLLSELIPKALVLPSPEELEAVNLALRNEILERQQVEEALRESERRFRAIFNQTFQFIGLLKPDGTVLEINQTALEFVGIQAADIVGRPFWDEVWNLPTEFLNQWKAAITEAANGNFVRFEGNLPTPQGTMFVDASLKPVKDETGQVVLLIPEGREITERKTAEEALQRAYDELEIRVRERTAELTTINASLEAEIAERKQAQAALHQREQELKALVENTPDIIARFDRDLRHTYVNSAIEVATGAPPEVFIGKTNRELGMSEDLVCHWESVIRQVIETGQQSVVEFQFSTPNGLKYYQSRLVAELTKDGLINSVLSISRDITGLKQVEEALRNSEQRFRATFNQAAVGIAQVEMNGRWRLVNQKLCDITGYTREELLERTFQEITHPDDLNTDLEYVGRMLAGEISTYSMEKRYICKDTSQIWINLTGSVVRDDAGEPRYFIAIVEDISDRKRFRQEILQLNQDLERRVVERTAQLEVANRELEAFSYSVSHDLRAPLRSVDGFSQALLERYADTLDEKGKHYLNRIRAGSQRMGELIDDLLELSRVTRTEMRRTEVDLSAIASQIAIELRQTQPERQVEFAIAPGIVAQGDARLLRIILENLLHNAWKFTSNRLYACIEFGIILQTDSQTAYFVSDNGAGFDMAYANKLFGAFQRLHSMTEFPGTGIGLATVQRIVHRHGGRVWAEGAVEQGATFYFTL
- a CDS encoding response regulator gives rise to the protein MNNRHILLVEDNPDDEELTLLALDESGISYNIVVARDGVEALDYLFGTGKYADRDIYNLPAVVLLDIKMPKIDGLEVLQRLRANELTKLLPVVILTTSTEKQDLLKGYSFGCNSYIRKPVDYVQFMTAVRQLGMYWLLLNEAPPLLGIG